A single window of Apodemus sylvaticus chromosome 4, mApoSyl1.1, whole genome shotgun sequence DNA harbors:
- the Riiad1 gene encoding RIIa domain-containing protein 1 has product MESGRPGLLGPDPGTLSPQQLEQLRDFKIQTRIANEKYLRTHKEVSLLISGFFREMFLKRPDNILEFAAYYFTDPRLPNRIHMQLIKEKKRT; this is encoded by the exons ATGGAGTCGGGACGCCCAGGGCTACTGGGGCCGGATCCGGGAACGCTGAGCCCACAGCAACTGGAGCAGTTGCGAGATTTCAAG ATCCAGACTCGGATCGCAAATGAGAAGTACTTGAGAACGCACAAAGAGGTGTCCCTGCTCATCAGCGGCTTCTTCAG AGAAATGTTTCTGAAGAGACCAGACAACATTCTTGAATTTGCTGCAT ACTATTTCACGGATCCAAGACTTCCCAACAGAATTCACATGCAGCTaattaaagagaagaaaagaacctAA